In the genome of Channa argus isolate prfri chromosome 8, Channa argus male v1.0, whole genome shotgun sequence, the window CCTTTGTCATTGTTTTCccagttttttttccacaatttttggAACATCTGTGTCTCATTTCAGTCATTTAAGGTCTAGTTGGGATTATTTTGCACATTGCCAGTCACAGACTTGAGGCCTGTTCGTGGATCCATTCGTGTTTATAGGAACAGGTAAAGAGAAACACGGATTGGTCAAAAATGTACCTATTCATGATTTAAAGGACTTCATTAATCACAGACAGAAATTGCTTTGGTAAGAAGTTAAACACTCTTGTGGCTCTTGTATACAGGTCTATAAGTGTGAAAAGTTAGAATCGCTGTCCCTTCTCTCCTGGCTCTCAGTGTGAAACCAAGACAGAGACCAGGTTGAGGGCTCTGAGGCTTTCATGCAGCTGCACACTTCTACTTCCACTACTTCTCTCGTGATCTTTTGTTCTAGTCTTGACGTCCTCTCTCTATCTTATCCAACCCCAACGCAAAATGGCAGGCTGTCTCCACCGGGGACTTCCACAGATCCACCCTCCTCTTTGCCggggctgcagctgcagctctgcaCCTGGGACAACCCTGGACGTCCGGACATCACACCATTTAAGGGCCTgatgaaatggctgatcgctgTCCAAAGAGCTCAACAGCACGTACAAAAGGGCCCACACACCGAAGCGTCTGCCAGGGGAAATAGAGCTGGAAGGCAGGTGAGACAGGGAGGCATTGATTGTCCGTGTTTCTCCTCCTTACAGGTGGAACTCCTCAGAGTCTGGAGTACAGACCTCTCTTCAGATGGACAGGGACACTCTCCAAGAACATTAAGAGGACTTAGCCTGAAGTTGGCATGACACAGACTGAGAGCCAAGTCTGGAGGGAATGGTAATCAGAGGGAGTTTGGTGGATTTAAACTGCTGATGTTATCTGCAGTGTTGTGTACATTTGAAATTCAAGAGCCAACAGGAGCAATAAAATGTGAGTTAAaactttcatttgaaatgtttttattgccGCAAATAAAGAACTCCTTTTATAGAATTTACAGGGTTGTCTTGacataaattacatttggtGCGAAAAACAGATCTACAGATGATCAATCATAGGAAATTAAAGATTTTCTTAGGTTGTGTGGTAGCAGCCAATCTCTTTAGACGTGACCTGAGAGGGGGAAACCTGTCACATGCAGCCATTTCTTcgtgttttcactgttttattacttttgattCTAAAATTCTCAAGttctaaaaaaaatttgtcACACAGTTGAGCAGGTAGAGTAATGAAAGTCCTATTTTTCAGAGGTCAAACTGTGTCTATGGCAGTTTTCAGAGTGACTTTGTGTCACATAGGTTACAATATTTTTCCTGGGGAACTggagcagaaaaacaggaagttcTTGTCCAAAGACACAGAATGCATATAAACTGTTTCGTGGGGATTTGATatgattttcagatatttaaacaAACCCAACTTTAGTCCTGAGCTGGAGCAGGTAGAGtcagaaaatactgtaaatgtgacatttttgtaaTGCTAAAGCAACTTTAAGGAATAGTTTCCCACCTattgcagctggccaacaatcaccaggagaaactaagtttcttgctcaaggacacttcaaaatTTGACCAGatgagctggggattgaacccacaaccctgggattggtggacgaccgctcaaCCGCTtacgccacagtcgccccatctactactgctttttatttatagtaGAAGTAGAAGGTTAATGGGAAAATCATTGTACAAAAGCTTAAACCATGAGTCTCCTACAAAGAGAGAATTTCCGTACTTTCTGTGTTAGAGACAATGGAGTGCGAACATTTACAGAgcaacacagagacactgaaGGTGTAGAATATAGGAGATAAAGGGAGAACGTGTGCATGATGTCAGGTTGCTGTTTAGTGCTGCAAACTGGCAGCAGATGGTGGAACAAAAGGTCAGTGATGgaaattaaagaacaaattCCGAAGAACGGCAGTGGGGAAGAGGAGGCGCGTTGGCCAGAATGAAAGGAGAAGGTCGAGGGTTCAGCTTGGACCCTgcatacatattttttaaacagcaatTAGAAGCTCCTCCTGCGTCCAGCTCTGAGCCGCAGCGACAGCCTGACCTCTAATCATCAACAATCTTTTGCAGGCTCTGAGCCTCTGATACGCGTCTCCTCGGACCCgttgtttatttttcacagtGGTTCCTGTTTGATTGAGCACCTCaggctgtgtgtctgtatggaTAGCGCGAGGGCAAAGGTCACAAGCACACTTACTACACGTGCTAAATCATCCAGTACCACAAGCAGCCAATCTCCTCTTCAAAACAAATTTATCTCCCAAATTCCCATTCCTCTCACAGAATGGGGACGCCGCTGTCAAAATAATGGTCATCAACAACGGTCATTAAAGGCCAGAGACtggtgtttctgttattttccaaACTTGCCATACAGAGACTAAAAGTCAACACTGAGCTGCATTTAGTCTCCGGGTCCACAACCAgggtttattttattagtttgcgCCATAAAGCTCCTCAAAAACACATCAGGGAGCCACCCCATAGCATTAGACTCTTCTTTCATTCACTTCTGCTTCAACAATCTAAGCTATGTAACTCCTAAATGTAGACATTTCTGTGGCCAACATTAGCAAGCCAGCAAAGAGCAAACAATATCTTACTGTGACAGTGTTGGAATTATTGGGAGTCTCATTTCAACCTCCAAATCACACAGCATCAACTGAGGATCTTCAGTGATTGTTCCCACAaagtctgccagaaatctgggggtcattaTTGACGACCAACTGCGCCTTACTCTCCACATCTACTCCATCTCTCAGGCAGCAGGTTTACTCAGTACAACATCAGCGATATCAGACCCTAGTTTTGTCAACGTGCAACTTGGCTCCTGATGCAGATACTGCCCATTTCTTACCTCGACTACTGCAAAGCCCTGCAGACAGCGCTGCCAGCAGCACAATGAAACCTCTGAAGATGATCCcaaatgcagcagcatttcTCAAAGCACTGttaaagacagacaaaatgtTACTGTAAGTCGTCCCTGCACTGAACAGGTCTGTTGACTGAACACAGGATGACATCAACCAACGACAAATATTGTAATTACTCATATTCAAATTTTAATCCCTTAACCTAATTTTACTGTGAAAGTGAGTGACACTTGTTGTGTAGAAGAGTGGAGGAACTTTCTTCAGTTTGTGGAAAATTGGCCTCGACACACGTGGACGACAGCTCTGACATGTTGAACTTCTGAACTGAGTTTGCTCATCATGAAAACCTCCTTGGCTTCTATCAGCACAACCATTCTTACAGGGGATTTATACACTTCCCCCACCTCTAACCCTGATGTGCCTCCACAGGTCATCTCCGTAATGAGCCATGTGGTCCCCTCTGGCCCTTACTAATCAGGGATCCAAGGCCGTCCCATCCTCAGCCCGATGCCGCGGTTCCCCCCCTCTGCCATCTGGCCTCCATGCCTGGCCCTGTCTCCACTCTGCCTGCGATTTACGCCCTCCTGAGGTGTTTCGCCTTTTAACTCGCACGTAATTGGCCCCCAGATGCAAAAAAGATGTGGAGGCCAGTTTTTATTGGTTGCCAAGCAGAGGTCATTGTTTTTGCATCGTTCTGACTCAGCACTGCCAAGGTTAAAAAGACAAGCTTTATGTCTGTACCCCTTGACCAATTACTGAACAAAATAAGGAGTGTGTGCAAAGTTGCACAAGGCAATGATGAACTACAGAGGCAGTGTGCAATGATTAAACATGTCCTGCAGACTTTGCCTTTCCCATCAAAGCCCTGAAACACCTTTAATCATGTTTCCTGTTCACAGACTTCACTGCCACCTCCTGACTGACCTACTGGACATGATACTCCTGCTGTCAAATTGTATGAGATAGTATTCATTTACAAGAAAAGCACGACATGACAGAACAAAAAAGACATTCAGCAGCATTCTGGGTAGCTGGAAGAGTAGTGTGACATAATTTCAAAGTTAAAACCCCCATAGGTGGTAAATGGTGGAAGCTGTTTAGATTGACATTTGCACTGcgagaaaaaaaacatagatcATTAATTTAGTTCAGTGAAACCCCGGTAGTGCGCTAAAAActagatttctttaaaaactaaactggaACTACTAAACCCAgtctccaaaaaaacaaacaaaaaaaacaaacgaggaagaaaaatttaaaataaaaaaatataaaaatttgaaaCTATCATAATTTTGGTTATAACAAAAATAACGCgcatttagacaaaaaaaaacatagggTAGAACATAGTTCTGATAAATAACAGactttagaataaaaacaaattctgaaGTGTAAAAGTTTGGAAGGTTTCCTCACATTGAGATCCCTGGATTATATTTTAATCTCCTCTTACAAACCTAAAGCACCACAAAAACCAGTACAGGGCTTCATCTCATGTAGTGGTGTTCTGAACATGGAGCAActacaaacagcaaaaactttGAATCAAATTGTGTCTGATCTGGAAAGAATCAAGCCATTCATTAAGGAGATTCACCTCCCATCAGCCCATAGGCGAACTTCTACCTTGTAGTAGGTTCAGTAGGTTCTCATCATGCCATacagtagtaaaataaatagtaGGTttaatatctatctatctatctatctatctatctatctatctatctatatatatatatatatatatatatatatatatatatataaaaatgtgccGGTTGGTGTGATAAATGAGGAATTTGAATGCATCACCGTGTCcttgttgctgtgtgttttcctgtttaatATTCCAGATGAGTTCCTTTACTTTTCTAAATCACAAGCCTGTTACAAACAAGGATCCAATTAGCCCTACTCCAAAAACAGGTGTATCTAATTCTCCACTTTGCAGAAAGGCCTCTAAAATTTCATGCTACTTTCACATGAAGCAGTTGTTTAATTAACCTTTAACCCATCTGACCCACAGGCAACTCTGTAAAGATATTGAGACAAAATAGTGAGAAGTGGAAGAAAATTCAAGTTTACAAGCtaaataatttgaattatttcaGCATCAAACAGTACCTCATTTGAACTTTCACTAGCTTGTAATCTAACCATAAAACCacaatttacacaaaataaaaatcgaTTAGCTCACGAAAACTTTCAAACAATATTAATGGAGCCCATGTAGCCGAGCATAAGCAGGCTTTATAAATTATTAACCACCATATTCGTTCTGACAATTGATGTACacgtaaaaatattaaataaatataaaaggtTTTATAAGAAGGTCGGCAGTAATTACAGACTCAATCCGGCATTATTcgtgtttatattttacatttgtgttttttgttttggtttttttattcagGCGCTACGTGCAACTCCAGTCTCACGGGTCCTCTTGGGGTCCTTGACGTGGCATTAATAAACAAAGATGGCGGCGGCTTCTGGAGCTTTATGAATTTGTATATTTTCAGCGTTATTATGGTTATTATCCCCTGTCGGGAGTTACAATATTTCCTTTGTGCAATATTGCTCTCGTCTTCTTTGGTTTTTTGGTGTAAAGTCGTAAAATGAGCGGTTGGGCGGGTTTTTCTGACGACGAGCTGAGAAGGATGCAGCAGAAAGGTACTTTTCTCAACGCTCAAACACCAAAGCGTTTAACACTGCTTCAGCTTCCCTCGCGTTTAATTaatacattcattcatattGTAACACAGCTGTTACATTTAGTCGTAGTTATTTCTGTAAACCCTGTCAAATGAACGTCTTTCAGACTCAACGGCCGCCCGCGGTCGGAAACCGGCTCCAGTCAACCGGAGTCGGCAGCAGGTACAGCGCGAGAGGGCTCTGCAGCTAGTcgcacagaaaaactcaggagAGGGATCAACCGGTTTGCCGCCGGAACAACAACTCACCAAACCCACGCTCATGGAAGCGCCTCAGCCCGCAGCAACTCCGGCTGTCatacagaaagtgcaggagaaACCTTTAGAGATGAAGCCGATTGACAATCATCAACCGGCTGCAGCGGTGGAGACCCCGGTTGTCATAGAGCTGGAGAGACAAGAGGTGGAAGTGTTAGTATGTTTTTACCATTCACACCGTAATTCTTTACAGGTGGCTTTATGTTATTTGCTGAGCCAGAGGTTTTGTGATAGTACACTTGTTTTATcctttaatgtacagtatgttgaaataagtaaaaattatTATCAGACCTGAAACCCATCTCGTGGTGTGTTGTTCCTCcttttttgaatgaaaaatgcatttttgtgttttaatttctctttgtgtcttaATATAGACGTGAGAAGACTCGTCTCGAGCAACTACAACAAGACCAAAAAGTTATGGAAGAGAGGAACAAGCGCAAGAAAGCTCTGCTAACAAAAACCATTGCTGAAAAGTCAGTGCAGATTATTGTCCTGATCATAAAATGACATATAGGAACGAACAAAACTGAACTAAAGGATTGAATTTACCCGTAACTTGTCGATCTCCACAGGTCCAAACAGACACAGGCAGAGGCTGTAAAGCTAAAGAGAATCCAGAAGGAGCTTCAGGCCCTTGATGACATGGTGTCCAATGATATTGGCATACTGAGAGGGAAGATAGAGCAGGCCAGCTGGGAGTACACTGCTGCGAGGTAAAGATTCTGTACACGAACAAATAAGAACTAATTTCGTTTTTATAAGAAAATGAGTGTGTAATATATAGGGAGAGGAAAGTCACATCTGATTGGGAGGTAATCGCTAACACCTCTCTTTAGTTGTTGCAAGATTCTGCTGTTCCGGCAGACATGTTAACTTGTCAAAGCAGGAAAAGCATATGAGGATTAAGTGGGAGTGTTAAGTGTAAAGGTTCTGTTTGGTTGAAAAATAGGAATTTTGAAGTATTTATTTAGGCAAACATCAGATAGTGTGAAAGACAAGCATCTACTCaagttactgtatgtaatgATGAAACAATGTCTTCAGTGTTGGGCTGAGCTTCACTCTGCCTGCTGCTGTGGATGAGAGGAAACTAAAAGTACTTACAATTTCTTTTATTCAATAAAATTCTTCTCCATCATTGTTTTGCTTCTGTCTAGTGGGGTATGATTGCCATACAAATGCAAAGTCTTTAAAAGACCTCCCTATAGtccaaataaaaattattactaccagatatatatatatatatatatatatatatatatatatatatatatatatatatatatatataaaatctttaTACACATAAAAAGTCTCCTTTTAAATCCTAGAAACACTGCCCCCTGCAGACTCATTCCAGTACCCATGTAACTTTTTCCCTCCTAGCACTGGTAATACACAAACTGGAGCATCTTTCAGAGAAGCCTTCACACCCACATGTTCTGCACCATACAGAGCTAAACTAGGCATCAGTATAATAAAAATGCTGATTTGAGAAATTCTAAATGTATTATATGTTTAACTCtctgtatttacttttaaaccaGTTTGCTTGTAAGGTTTCACAACAGCTGCGGGTTTGGAGACTGTGTGAACTGTCTCATGAGTCATGATCTCCAGTGAATCTGTATTTGACCTTGTAGCTGTGGCTTCTCAGTGCAGCCTGTTGTGTGGTGAGATTAGCTCCGTGTCATGAGCACTTCTCTTTACAGATGTTTGTATAAAGGGAAGAGAGGACCTGACCTTCACGCTTTCATTGTCCAGGACTCTGTTATGATCATGCTGATTTGATCAGTTGTTAAGATTACAGTGAGGTACAACACAAAACCCCAAGGTGAAATGCAACTTTCAGAAATGTTTGACATCATTTGGTTTATTGCCACAGTTTCCAAACAGCATGTggttttccttttcctctcaattaaaacaatgtttctATGCTCTGACATGGTGGGAGCACTTCCTCAGTATCCTCTGTAGGGCTACATTTGAATCTTGGTTTTAATACAGATATGCAGAAATATATGAAGCTATTTTGTTggtagaaatattttatattaaacaaaagaagTTGTAGTTGTccgattttaaaatgtattagattAAACACTGGTAAGTAAGATTCCTTTTTATTTGGTACAAGTATTTGTGCTTGAAAGTTTTCAATTCTCTGCCACTAATTTGCCTGCAGTACAAACACATGTCATGTTCAGCATCTAACCAGAGCAGCAGCAATCCAAAACCATCATTGTTGGCTCAGTATGCAGAGGTAAAGACTATATCATgctacacaaagacaaaaaagtgagAGGGGCCAATGTGCATTGAAccaaagttaattttaaaaagagttaTATACACAGATCTAAAAATATGAGTTATGAGTTCTTCAGTGCACAATAATTATTGAAAAGCTTGCAATGAATTGAGCATTTGTTTCAGCACTAGCTACATCTAATCCTAGTCTGTAGCTTTGTCTAATATCCTTACCAGTGCTGAATCTTGTATAAACCAGATATGCAGTTGTTGCTAactttaaatgaacattttaagcGAGCAGAACTCTGACATCATTTTTGCTCATAAGTCTTGCATTTTGACAAAACGCAGGTATGAACAGATGAATAGGTTTTATAATATGCACTCAGCATATGTGGTCAAAGTGCTTATTATGAACGGTCAAGGAATGCAGATGGGAGCACTTGGATTAGTTTGAGCAAGTACCCTAAATGAAATTAGCACATCTGTACCCCCACAATGAATTCTTCATTGGTAAACTGAGAAATATGTGCAGTACAATGCAAATAATTTATGACAAgctgttttgttggtttttctatttgtgttttttgtgattTCCTCACATTTTTGTGCCAGAAAGCGTTACGAGAAGGCAGAGGCAGAGTATGTGACGGCCAAGCTGGACCTGCACAAAAAGACGGAGCTGAAGGAGCAGTTGACAGAGCACCTCTGTGCCATCATCCAGCAGAACGAGCTCCGTAAAGCCCATAAGCTGGAGGAGCtgatgcagcagctgcagctggaggccactgaggaggagctggaaaggcagaaagagaaggaggagcagGAAAAGAGTAGAAGCTGTGTGGAGGCGCAAGGAGATGGGAAACAGGGAAATGGTGCAGTGCACAATCAGGAAGGAACCGTGCAATCAGCCAAAGACTGTAAACCCAAAGAGGAGGAGATTGTgaaggaggagaggggaggtgATGTCCAGCAAGAGCACAAACCAAAGACTGAACAAGACTGTAAAACAATAGGAAACTGCATTCAGCATGACACTGTGGTCTCCTGATGCTTAGTCACCTGTTCTGTAGAACATCTGCACATTATGACTAATTGTCCACTGTAGGGATCAATATAAAACACTACCACACTTATACACTAATGTGGAGGGCTGGCCTTTAAAAACCTGTGCACTCACAATGGTCACAGCCTGTACACCAAATGTGATTGGGTTTAGGAAATAGTAGAACTTTGGTCGGCGTTTGGGAGAGATTGTGGATTTggttaaattttaaattctcGTTTGTGTGACTGTTGTGTGACCGAAATGATACGTTTTTCCCAAACTTAATCGAAGCGCGTTGATTGCACTTTGAAATGAACAGAGAGAAATTtagaaagttttattttttttttttgagaggtAGAACTTGGGCTCTGGAGCTAAATGAACACTCTGGTTGCTTCTTCATGGAACGACATTCCTCAAAATGCTCCTCAAAAGGCTGCTGGTCtcttgggtaaaaaaaaaaaaaaaaaagtacagggGAAATTGGCCTTTAGTTGTTAGTTTATATATCTACATAATTTTAAAGGACATGTTATCTTCttttattgtactgtaataAATCTCTGGTTAGGTTTAGAAACTTGTTGAACTCATCTTTGATTAAATAGTTTCTGATTTAAATCCACATTGTGCCAGTTTTAGGAGCTATGTTATTCGGATGCATGTGTACAGCTGCTTGTATTTAGGCCTataacttattttattaaatagagAAGGACTGTGTAGAAAGGTAACATAAGTATCCGTATCAAATGTTGATTACTGTATTTGAACTAGTATTGAAGTAGTCCAAATTATGCCCAGCCCTCAGTATATTTGCACATACAGCATCAAACAAAGCACTATACACCAAGAAGTACTGTATCGCCCAGCCGTTATCTTCCATTGGTtgctttttatgtgtgtgtgcttcgaACAAGAGCTGCTCTTCTAAACATGTGGTTTTACAAATCAGGTGAATTATCTCCGTGAGCAAGAGTTAAACTCAACAGATGACGGCAGTTTTTGATTGTTGTCTCTTTGGTGACGAGAATGAAGGACGGGTTCTGTTTACTTCCTGGAAGAAACTCCGTCTTTCATGCCACAGGAGCTGAGGCTTAATCTGTGTCCACTGTAAGCAGAAACTCTCCTGTCTCATACGTTGTAGATGAACATGTTAGCTGGCTGGTTTTGTCGGTGCAGCTGAGGAGCAGCAGGCCTCCTGAACGGTAAGATGATATCTGTTAACGTATGTACGAATGCTTTGAGCTGCATGTGTTTCTATTTCTGAGTTTACTTTCCCTCGCTGCACATGGAACAATGTGTCCAAAATAATATATGACAACAATCTAATGTTAAAGTTTGTATATGTGGGCCTCATCAAAGCCTCATTTATTAGTTTGAATGTCCTGAAGCAAAtgcaaagatgttttttaacTGGGGTTAATATAAAAAAGGGAATATTTAGAAAGACACTCAAGtataatattttactaaaataaagAGCATATTTTTCTGTTATGAAGTTTGTCCTCAcctt includes:
- the gorab gene encoding RAB6-interacting golgin, producing the protein MSGWAGFSDDELRRMQQKDSTAARGRKPAPVNRSRQQVQRERALQLVAQKNSGEGSTGLPPEQQLTKPTLMEAPQPAATPAVIQKVQEKPLEMKPIDNHQPAAAVETPVVIELERQEVEVREKTRLEQLQQDQKVMEERNKRKKALLTKTIAEKSKQTQAEAVKLKRIQKELQALDDMVSNDIGILRGKIEQASWEYTAARKRYEKAEAEYVTAKLDLHKKTELKEQLTEHLCAIIQQNELRKAHKLEELMQQLQLEATEEELERQKEKEEQEKSRSCVEAQGDGKQGNGAVHNQEGTVQSAKDCKPKEEEIVKEERGGDVQQEHKPKTEQDCKTIGNCIQHDTVVS